One Benincasa hispida cultivar B227 chromosome 5, ASM972705v1, whole genome shotgun sequence genomic window carries:
- the LOC120078233 gene encoding LOB domain-containing protein 4-like has protein sequence MASSEMMMMMNGSCKKGSGAAPCAACKLLRRRCAQDCVFAPYFPADQPHKFSSVHKVFGASNVSKLLQELPEHQRSDAVSSMVYEANARIRDPVYGCVGTISCLQRQVDALQQQLAMTQAQLVQLKMGQFTSTSQSSSSTDDLLPSPPNINMGASPSLWSC, from the exons ATGGCATCGTcggagatgatgatgatgatgaatgGGAGCTGCAAAAAGGGAAGTGGGGCAGCGCCGTGCGCTGCGTGCAAGCTTCTCCGGCGGCGGTGTGCTCAGGACTGCGTTTTTGCTCCTTATTTCCCTGCCGATCAACCCCACAAATTCTCCAGTGTTCACAAGGTCTTTGGAGCTAGTAATGTCAGCAAATTGTTACAG GAATTGCCAGAACATCAGCGGAGCGACGCCGTGAGTTCGATGGTATACGAGGCAAACGCGAGAATTCGAGATCCGGTATATGGGTGCGTGGGAACGATATCGTGTCTACAACGACAAGTAGATGCACTACAACAGCAACTAGCAATGACACAGGCCCAGTTGGTTCAATTGAAAATGGGCCAATTTACATCAACATCACAATCATCATCTAGTACAGATGACCTCCTTCCTTCTCCGCCCAATATCAATATGGGCGCATCCCCATCCTTGTGGTCTTGCTAG